In uncultured Ilyobacter sp., a genomic segment contains:
- the aroB gene encoding 3-dehydroquinate synthase, whose product MMKEIRMDLGDRSYPILIDKGIIGELKNYVSKYEKIILISNTKVGALYSEKVLDILENTGKNISYFEISDGEEHKSIESAFGIYDFMVENDFDRSSLVISLGGGVITDLGGYVAATYMRGIDFIQIPTSLLSQVDASIGGKVAVNHPKAKNLIGAFYQPKLVLIDVEFLKTLPEKEFKAGMGEIIKHSFLKDDDYFDYLVENAQAVKDLRPEEIIEVIKRSCIIKKNIVEEDEKEKGIRAIVNLGHTYAHALETATEYKGYSHGEAVAKGIIYEILLSQKLGYVEKEFLDRGKTIFDKYEIDCEPVKMEIERLIALMKKDKKNKGGKIKFVLPTGRGTVSVEDVSEDIIREVNQEIDKRAIKGVVDIGTNSCRLFISEVEKIENKYSIKRKFRKYLEITKLGEDVNQNGYLLDSAINRTVDVLKNYAEKMASYGVVEKLVCATSATRDSSNREDFIEKVKTESGLEIKCITGDEEARLSFKGASDDIEGELLLVDIGGGSTEFINGSRDDINFMKSFDIGAVRVTEKFFVNDDHSEENIKLAEEWVKNEIKEAKELSQRDFILVGVAGTVTTNVTVHEEMVDYDSEKVHMYNLTMPNVEENIKLYLSKNIEERKKIKGLPPKRAEVIIAGTFILKWIMETLGRDEILVSENDILEGMMES is encoded by the coding sequence ATGATGAAAGAAATAAGAATGGACTTGGGGGATAGGAGCTATCCGATACTTATAGATAAAGGAATAATAGGTGAACTCAAAAATTATGTATCTAAATATGAAAAGATAATTTTGATATCAAATACAAAAGTAGGGGCCCTTTATTCTGAAAAAGTTCTGGATATTCTGGAAAACACTGGAAAAAATATAAGTTATTTTGAGATAAGTGACGGAGAAGAACACAAGAGTATAGAGAGTGCCTTTGGAATATATGATTTTATGGTGGAAAATGATTTTGACAGAAGCTCTCTTGTAATAAGCCTTGGGGGTGGTGTAATAACAGATCTAGGAGGATACGTAGCTGCAACTTATATGAGAGGAATTGATTTTATACAGATTCCTACATCTTTGCTCTCACAGGTAGATGCAAGTATAGGGGGGAAGGTAGCTGTAAACCATCCTAAAGCCAAGAATCTTATAGGGGCTTTTTATCAGCCAAAACTCGTCTTAATCGATGTGGAATTTCTGAAAACTCTTCCTGAAAAAGAGTTTAAGGCAGGAATGGGGGAAATTATAAAGCATTCATTTTTAAAGGATGATGACTATTTTGATTATCTAGTTGAGAATGCACAGGCTGTAAAAGACCTGCGACCAGAAGAAATCATCGAGGTAATAAAAAGATCTTGTATAATAAAGAAGAATATAGTAGAAGAGGATGAAAAAGAAAAGGGGATAAGGGCAATAGTAAATCTAGGTCATACCTATGCCCATGCCTTAGAGACAGCTACTGAGTACAAGGGATATTCCCACGGAGAAGCTGTTGCAAAGGGGATAATCTATGAGATATTACTGTCTCAGAAGCTAGGTTATGTAGAAAAAGAATTTTTAGATAGAGGAAAAACTATATTTGATAAGTATGAGATTGATTGTGAGCCTGTAAAAATGGAGATTGAAAGACTCATTGCCCTCATGAAAAAAGATAAGAAAAATAAAGGTGGAAAAATAAAGTTTGTACTGCCTACAGGCAGGGGAACGGTGTCTGTAGAGGATGTATCTGAAGATATAATAAGAGAGGTAAACCAGGAAATAGACAAAAGGGCCATAAAAGGGGTAGTGGATATAGGGACGAACTCATGCAGATTATTTATATCTGAAGTTGAGAAAATCGAAAATAAATATTCTATTAAAAGAAAATTTCGTAAATATCTTGAAATAACAAAACTCGGGGAAGATGTTAATCAAAATGGCTATCTTTTAGACAGTGCAATAAATAGAACCGTGGATGTGCTAAAAAATTATGCTGAAAAAATGGCTAGCTATGGAGTTGTAGAAAAACTGGTATGTGCTACTTCTGCTACTAGAGACTCATCAAACAGAGAAGATTTTATAGAAAAGGTAAAGACCGAGTCGGGTCTTGAAATAAAATGCATCACAGGAGATGAAGAGGCAAGGCTAAGTTTCAAAGGAGCCTCAGACGATATAGAAGGTGAGCTTCTCTTAGTTGATATAGGAGGAGGGAGCACAGAGTTTATAAATGGTTCTAGAGATGATATAAACTTTATGAAAAGTTTTGATATAGGGGCTGTAAGGGTAACAGAGAAATTCTTTGTAAACGATGATCATAGTGAAGAAAATATAAAATTGGCTGAGGAATGGGTCAAAAATGAGATAAAAGAGGCAAAGGAGTTAAGTCAAAGAGACTTTATCCTTGTAGGAGTTGCCGGGACAGTTACAACTAATGTAACTGTTCATGAAGAAATGGTTGATTATGATTCTGAAAAGGTGCACATGTACAATCTCACAATGCCCAATGTAGAGGAAAATATAAAGCTCTATTTATCAAAAAATATAGAGGAAAGAAAAAAAATAAAAGGACTTCCCCCTAAACGTGCCGAAGTAATAATTGCAGGGACTTTTATTTTGAAATGGATAATGGAAACCCTCGGAAGAGATGAGATATTAGTATCTGAAAATGATATTTTAGAGGGGATGATGGAAAGCTAA
- a CDS encoding aldose 1-epimerase family protein, with protein sequence MITSLKNENITIHVKSLGGELTSLKKNGSEYEYIWTGDSKYWSGQSPVLFPIIGSLSGGTTSIEGNSYSMGNHGFARREEFQLVEQKEDQLVYSLKYNEKTLAMYPYKFELQIIYTLENSSVKISYRVINLDEKTIYFQLGTHPGFNCPMKNNLNFSDYFLEFDQVETAKRHYCDANNLLIENREELFIKNSKRMNLSHEIFYEGAHFLRDIKSKDITLKTEKDSKFIKVSRENFPYLGIWQPKDAPFLCIEPWHGLAEPANFSGNFIEKELIISLGKGQVHSASLTFTV encoded by the coding sequence ATGATAACATCACTCAAAAATGAAAATATTACCATTCATGTAAAATCACTTGGTGGAGAATTGACAAGTCTAAAGAAAAACGGATCTGAATATGAATACATCTGGACTGGAGATTCGAAATATTGGTCAGGTCAATCACCAGTGCTTTTCCCGATAATAGGATCTCTATCTGGAGGAACCACGAGTATAGAGGGTAACAGCTACTCCATGGGAAACCACGGATTTGCCCGTCGGGAAGAGTTTCAGCTAGTAGAACAAAAAGAAGACCAATTGGTATATTCTTTAAAATATAATGAAAAAACTCTGGCTATGTATCCCTATAAATTTGAGCTGCAGATTATATATACCCTTGAAAATTCAAGTGTAAAAATCTCTTACAGGGTAATAAATCTCGATGAAAAGACAATATATTTTCAGCTCGGAACTCACCCAGGTTTCAACTGTCCAATGAAAAACAACCTTAATTTTTCAGATTATTTCCTTGAATTTGATCAAGTAGAAACAGCAAAAAGGCATTACTGTGACGCAAACAACCTTCTAATTGAAAATCGTGAAGAACTCTTTATAAAAAATTCCAAAAGAATGAACCTAAGTCATGAAATTTTTTATGAAGGAGCTCATTTCCTGAGAGATATAAAATCAAAGGATATTACTTTGAAAACTGAAAAAGATTCAAAATTCATAAAGGTTTCCCGTGAAAATTTCCCTTACCTAGGTATCTGGCAGCCAAAGGATGCTCCCTTTTTGTGTATAGAACCATGGCACGGATTAGCAGAACCTGCTAATTTCTCTGGAAATTTTATCGAAAAGGAACTGATTATCTCATTAGGTAAAGGTCAAGTTCACTCAGCATCACTGACATTTACTGTATAA
- the metK gene encoding methionine adenosyltransferase: protein MENKIFFTSECVSPGHPDKIADQVSDAVLDACIAEDPNSRVACEVFCTTGQVVVGGEITTNTYVDVQKIVRDKIDEIGYKQGMGFDSDCGVLNAIHSQSPDIAMGVDIGGAGDQGIMFGGAVKETPELMPLALVLAREIIVKYTRMARSKDIIWGRPDAKSQVTLAYNKNGTVDHVDTVVVSVQHNPEVSQEEIHETIIEKVVKPVLEKYKMNPGRVKHYHINPTGRFVIGGPHGDAGLTGRKIIVDTYGGYFRHGGGAFSGKDPSKVDRSAAYAARWVAKNIVAAELAEKCEIQLSYAIGVVEPTSVKVDTFGTGKIEETKLAEIVQKVFDLSPRGIELALELRSGNFKYQDLAAFGHIGRTDIDLPWERTNKVEDIKKLV, encoded by the coding sequence ATGGAAAACAAAATATTCTTTACTTCAGAATGTGTTTCACCAGGCCATCCAGATAAGATAGCCGACCAGGTATCAGATGCGGTGCTAGACGCCTGCATAGCAGAAGACCCAAATTCTAGGGTAGCCTGCGAAGTATTCTGTACAACAGGTCAGGTAGTGGTAGGAGGAGAGATAACTACCAATACATATGTAGATGTACAAAAGATAGTAAGAGACAAGATAGATGAGATCGGATACAAGCAGGGTATGGGATTTGACTCAGACTGCGGGGTTCTTAATGCAATTCACTCACAGTCACCTGACATAGCCATGGGTGTAGATATCGGTGGAGCAGGAGACCAGGGAATAATGTTCGGAGGAGCTGTAAAAGAAACTCCTGAACTTATGCCTTTAGCCCTTGTTCTTGCAAGGGAGATAATCGTAAAATATACAAGAATGGCGAGATCTAAAGATATAATCTGGGGAAGACCAGATGCAAAATCTCAGGTAACTTTGGCATACAATAAAAACGGAACAGTAGATCATGTAGATACAGTAGTAGTGTCTGTACAGCATAACCCTGAAGTGAGCCAGGAAGAGATCCATGAGACAATAATCGAGAAGGTTGTAAAACCTGTCCTTGAAAAATACAAGATGAATCCTGGAAGGGTAAAACATTACCATATAAATCCAACAGGAAGATTCGTAATCGGCGGACCTCACGGAGATGCAGGACTTACAGGAAGAAAGATAATAGTAGATACCTATGGTGGATACTTCAGACACGGTGGGGGAGCTTTCTCAGGAAAGGATCCTTCGAAGGTAGATAGATCGGCAGCCTATGCAGCGAGATGGGTAGCTAAGAATATAGTAGCTGCAGAACTTGCAGAAAAGTGTGAGATACAGCTATCTTATGCTATAGGAGTGGTGGAACCTACATCTGTAAAGGTAGATACCTTTGGAACAGGAAAAATAGAAGAGACTAAACTAGCAGAAATAGTGCAAAAGGTATTTGACCTAAGTCCTAGAGGAATAGAGCTAGCCTTAGAGCTCAGATCAGGAAACTTTAAGTATCAGGATTTGGCAGCCTTTGGTCATATAGGAAGAACAGACATAGATCTTCCTTGGGAAAGAACGAACAAAGTAGAAGATATAAAAAAACTTGTATAG